The following coding sequences lie in one Methylosinus sp. PW1 genomic window:
- a CDS encoding TonB-dependent receptor codes for MTMFARKRRGSSLLLGGASLAALLGAAHGAGAQSFTPLPEISIGPAPAAPKKKPESSILGSASDSSTAYAADARGLDLASGGGGSNPIRGISWLPSVDAPAIDPYGLANLPGGNKGIRIRGEVSQHGNSIGTVEGLPLSGINPGPGVAWLIDNENLSKIVLRQGPMPSDVNSYFTAGGNFDSRLRWPAEKFGGEISQSVGSFSFLRTFARIDSGEILNGTTKVFVSGSFTDADKWRGSGKDPQGKSGFAVGIDTKPVDGLEAKFFVAKSSFDQHSYQGLNYQQASNLGAFRRYDFAAYPGPTTASQINYYGYNLQHFDSWTAFGDIAIEVDKTTRFVFKPYYFREDGYYLDGQANGRIRKWIIDHDMWGVVSELQTRVLDTDAKLGFWHGVQNPPGPPTAWEVFAPNAGGGLINPSWAILGKQTAPHVFDSAYGIASRDFGPLHVEAGARYVWERMAGIDAYNSMGIGDVPYDTALALSSGVIANRSVKPFTVGTFLPFGALTYRLTDDLLLKFSGGGGYGGPGYDAWPVFQQNSATFLAKGITADQFWHSMKPETSTQLDLGLRWSFDGAYGSGYVEPTVYYSRNHNKLVSYDPGIGTQYGANVGESQNYGAQAVVHYSPLESVGLFASLGYQRAEFVEDLPLLPGASAVNYWSTRVKGKQLPDVPYFISTIGGDLRIEEFTITPILHIVGSRAGDTSGFQPLAGYSTFDLTVKYEHKIDWGTITASITCMNMFDTAYIGQISSGYYQQTSANGIYYPGAPRTVLAKVGFKF; via the coding sequence ATGACGATGTTCGCGCGCAAGAGACGCGGCTCCTCCCTTCTTCTCGGCGGCGCGTCCTTGGCCGCGCTGCTCGGCGCCGCCCATGGCGCCGGCGCGCAGAGCTTCACCCCGCTGCCGGAAATCTCGATCGGCCCGGCGCCCGCCGCGCCGAAGAAAAAGCCCGAGAGCTCTATTCTCGGCTCGGCCTCCGATAGCTCGACCGCCTATGCCGCGGATGCGCGCGGGCTCGATCTCGCCAGCGGCGGCGGCGGCTCCAACCCGATCCGCGGCATCTCCTGGCTGCCCTCCGTCGATGCGCCGGCCATCGATCCTTACGGCCTCGCCAATCTTCCCGGCGGCAATAAGGGCATTCGCATTCGCGGCGAGGTCAGCCAGCACGGCAACAGCATCGGCACGGTGGAAGGGCTGCCGCTCTCCGGCATCAATCCCGGCCCCGGCGTCGCCTGGCTCATCGATAATGAGAATCTGAGCAAGATCGTGCTGCGGCAGGGTCCCATGCCCTCCGATGTGAATTCCTATTTCACCGCCGGCGGCAATTTCGACAGCCGCCTGCGCTGGCCGGCGGAGAAATTCGGCGGCGAGATTTCGCAGAGCGTCGGCTCCTTCTCCTTTCTGCGCACTTTCGCCCGCATCGACTCGGGCGAGATTTTGAACGGCACGACCAAGGTCTTCGTCTCCGGCTCCTTCACCGACGCCGACAAATGGCGCGGCTCCGGCAAGGACCCACAGGGGAAATCGGGCTTCGCGGTCGGCATAGACACCAAGCCCGTCGATGGGCTGGAGGCGAAATTCTTCGTCGCCAAGAGCAGCTTCGACCAGCACAGCTATCAGGGCCTCAACTATCAGCAGGCGAGCAATCTCGGCGCCTTCCGCCGCTATGATTTCGCCGCCTATCCAGGCCCGACGACGGCCAGCCAGATCAATTACTACGGCTATAATCTCCAGCATTTCGACTCTTGGACCGCATTCGGCGATATCGCCATAGAGGTCGACAAGACGACGCGCTTTGTCTTCAAGCCCTATTATTTCCGCGAGGACGGCTATTATCTCGACGGTCAGGCCAATGGCCGCATCCGCAAATGGATCATCGACCACGACATGTGGGGCGTGGTGAGCGAATTGCAGACGCGCGTGCTGGACACGGACGCCAAGCTCGGCTTCTGGCACGGCGTGCAAAATCCCCCCGGACCGCCGACGGCCTGGGAAGTCTTCGCCCCCAATGCGGGCGGCGGCCTCATCAATCCGAGCTGGGCGATCCTCGGCAAGCAGACCGCGCCGCATGTGTTCGATTCCGCCTATGGAATCGCGAGCCGCGACTTCGGTCCGCTGCATGTGGAAGCCGGCGCGCGCTATGTTTGGGAGCGCATGGCGGGAATAGACGCCTATAATTCGATGGGCATAGGCGATGTGCCCTATGACACGGCGCTGGCGCTCTCCTCCGGCGTCATCGCCAATCGCAGCGTCAAGCCCTTCACCGTCGGCACTTTTCTGCCCTTCGGCGCGCTCACCTATCGGCTGACCGACGACCTATTGCTGAAATTCAGCGGCGGCGGCGGCTATGGCGGACCGGGCTATGACGCCTGGCCAGTGTTCCAGCAGAATTCGGCGACCTTCCTCGCCAAGGGAATCACTGCGGATCAGTTCTGGCATTCGATGAAGCCGGAGACCTCGACGCAGCTCGATCTCGGCCTGCGCTGGTCCTTCGACGGCGCCTATGGCTCGGGCTATGTGGAGCCGACCGTCTACTATTCCCGCAATCACAATAAGCTCGTCTCTTACGATCCCGGCATCGGCACGCAATATGGCGCGAATGTCGGCGAGAGCCAGAATTACGGCGCGCAGGCCGTCGTCCATTATTCGCCGCTCGAAAGCGTCGGCCTTTTCGCCTCGCTCGGCTATCAGCGCGCCGAATTCGTCGAAGATCTGCCGCTGCTGCCCGGCGCCTCCGCAGTCAATTATTGGTCGACCCGGGTGAAGGGCAAGCAATTGCCGGACGTGCCCTATTTCATCTCGACGATCGGCGGCGATCTGCGCATCGAGGAATTCACCATCACGCCGATCCTGCATATCGTCGGCTCGCGCGCCGGCGACACATCCGGCTTCCAGCCGCTCGCCGGCTATTCCACATTCGATCTCACCGTGAAATACGAGCACAAGATCGACTGGGGAACGATCACCGCCAGCATCACCTGCATGAACATGTTCGACACCGCCTATATCGGCCAGATCAGCAGCGGCTATTATCAGCAGACGTCGGCCAACGGCATTTATTACCCGGGCGCGCCGCGCACTGTGCTCGCCAAGGTCGGCTTCAAATTCTGA
- a CDS encoding autotransporter assembly complex family protein, with protein sequence MKRFLGVTALLAFGGLEAASSARAFDFFGLFGAAEETPEPSRDALPYKIEFAGLDEAEGLARNLQDVSSAWRLRLQAPPTGAGVARRVVADFPRLAEALWASGYYDAEIKATVAGVPVRPDGHGADAAAAAAERLRGQALAPIRIEITPGPLFHLRKVVLLDARSGKPLDEALLTKKSLERDKEEPARAAALQAMQAAWIDALRANSYPLAKVATAKPTIIHPEKAMDVVVTIDPGPRAGIGEVKTSGSPGIDDEVIRSYIYLEQGEPYSPKKLADLRKSIGRLEAVGSVKAEDGEKLDANGNLPILVQTSERKPHAVGADAFFSNVDGPGLRAYWTDRNLFGGAERLRFDVEGGLAPFGSSARYNGLSSIRLEDVIGRAKTSFVKPALFGSRNDLLLDAGFVREKTDYYRANYGNGSAAIRHRFSDTASVQAGLEFERGHTFDAFGPHDYSLLGFPLSANYDGTDDLLAPTNGFRAIANVTPYVKAFGDSVGMVQSKTQITGYKSLDEDGWYVLAGRMAAGSIVGASIENIPASHRFFAGGGGSVRGYRYRSLSPDAGLGFPVGGRSLLEGSAEARIKVTRDIGIVPFYDVGSAFSSPFPDFQSSMRSSVGIGLRYYTGIGPVRLDVATPLGRRPGENKFAIFIGVGESF encoded by the coding sequence GTGAAACGTTTTCTGGGCGTGACGGCGCTCTTGGCGTTCGGCGGCCTGGAAGCCGCCTCCTCCGCCCGCGCATTCGATTTTTTCGGCCTCTTCGGCGCCGCCGAGGAGACGCCGGAGCCGAGCCGCGACGCCCTGCCCTATAAAATCGAATTCGCCGGCCTCGACGAGGCCGAGGGCCTCGCGCGCAATCTGCAGGACGTCTCCAGCGCATGGCGGCTGCGGCTGCAGGCTCCGCCCACGGGGGCCGGCGTCGCGCGACGCGTCGTCGCCGATTTCCCGCGCCTCGCCGAGGCGCTATGGGCGAGCGGCTATTATGACGCGGAGATAAAGGCCACGGTCGCCGGCGTTCCGGTGCGGCCGGACGGGCATGGCGCCGACGCCGCAGCAGCGGCGGCCGAGCGGCTGCGCGGCCAGGCGCTGGCGCCCATCCGCATAGAGATCACGCCCGGCCCGCTGTTTCATTTGCGCAAGGTCGTCCTGCTCGACGCGCGCAGCGGCAAGCCGCTGGACGAAGCGCTGCTCACGAAAAAATCGCTGGAGCGCGACAAGGAGGAGCCGGCCCGCGCCGCCGCGCTGCAAGCCATGCAGGCGGCCTGGATCGACGCGCTGCGCGCCAATTCCTATCCGCTCGCCAAAGTGGCGACCGCGAAGCCGACGATCATCCATCCCGAAAAGGCGATGGATGTGGTGGTGACGATCGACCCCGGCCCACGCGCCGGCATAGGCGAGGTGAAGACCAGCGGCTCGCCGGGCATAGATGATGAGGTCATTCGCTCCTACATCTATCTGGAGCAGGGCGAGCCCTATAGTCCGAAGAAGCTCGCCGATCTGCGCAAATCTATCGGCCGTCTCGAGGCGGTCGGCTCGGTGAAGGCGGAAGACGGCGAAAAGCTCGACGCCAATGGCAATCTGCCGATCCTCGTGCAGACCAGCGAGCGCAAGCCCCATGCGGTGGGCGCGGACGCTTTCTTCTCCAATGTCGACGGGCCGGGCCTGCGCGCCTATTGGACCGATCGCAATCTCTTCGGCGGCGCCGAGCGGCTGCGCTTCGATGTCGAGGGCGGCCTCGCGCCCTTCGGCAGCTCGGCGCGCTACAACGGCCTCTCCTCCATTCGCCTCGAGGACGTCATCGGCCGCGCCAAGACGAGCTTCGTGAAGCCGGCGCTGTTCGGCTCCCGCAACGATCTGCTGCTCGACGCCGGCTTCGTGCGCGAGAAGACCGATTATTACCGGGCCAATTACGGCAATGGCTCGGCGGCGATCCGCCATCGCTTCAGCGATACGGCCTCCGTGCAGGCGGGGCTCGAATTCGAGCGCGGGCATACGTTCGACGCTTTCGGCCCGCATGATTATTCGCTGCTCGGCTTTCCGCTCTCGGCCAATTACGACGGAACCGACGATCTGCTCGCGCCCACCAACGGCTTTCGCGCCATCGCCAATGTCACGCCCTATGTGAAGGCCTTCGGCGACAGCGTCGGCATGGTGCAATCCAAGACGCAGATCACCGGCTACAAATCTCTGGACGAGGACGGCTGGTATGTGCTCGCCGGCCGCATGGCGGCGGGCTCCATCGTCGGCGCGAGCATAGAGAATATTCCGGCGAGCCATCGCTTCTTCGCCGGCGGCGGCGGCTCGGTGCGCGGCTATCGCTATCGCTCGCTGAGCCCGGACGCAGGCCTCGGCTTTCCGGTCGGCGGACGCAGCCTGCTCGAAGGCTCGGCCGAGGCGCGCATAAAGGTGACGCGCGACATTGGGATCGTGCCCTTCTACGATGTCGGCTCCGCCTTTTCGTCGCCGTTTCCCGACTTTCAGTCGTCCATGCGTTCGTCTGTCGGCATAGGACTGCGCTATTACACGGGCATAGGCCCCGTGCGCCTCGATGTGGCGACGCCGCTCGGCCGGCGTCCCGGCGAGAATAAATTCGCGATCTTCATCGGCGTCGGGGAGTCGTTCTGA